A region of Paenibacillus sp. JNUCC-31 DNA encodes the following proteins:
- a CDS encoding alpha/beta hydrolase gives MKAKTMIGGMIAVAAVTAGGLWKAAVKSQTPKKIPITLTPPMPFEDVTFDSGGGRVHGWFIPAEASVPKPWPLVIIAHGWGSNRSRVLRYARPIWEAGYALFMYDVRSHGASDPVKAASAYLFRDDLLSALQYTTSRPEIDPAAIGVLGHSLGGLGTILAVTEGIPVSAVITDSMPSQFEVIVSSELRRRRLPLFPLAQLIPRIWFWRLGESLKTYRQRDPVMMLNERRKGVQLPMLMVHSKGDNFIPPSELEYFMSKADPPVEHLWVNSGGHSCSEEDPAFWEAVIPFLKKYVQVQSQSNELVIPNVNIEKIQPT, from the coding sequence GTGAAAGCTAAAACAATGATTGGCGGCATGATTGCTGTTGCAGCAGTTACGGCGGGTGGTTTATGGAAGGCGGCCGTAAAGAGTCAGACACCGAAAAAGATTCCGATTACGCTCACACCACCCATGCCTTTTGAAGACGTAACCTTTGACAGTGGTGGTGGTCGGGTACACGGCTGGTTTATTCCTGCTGAGGCTAGTGTCCCGAAACCATGGCCGCTGGTCATTATTGCCCACGGCTGGGGCTCCAATCGCTCCCGAGTCCTTCGTTATGCACGTCCCATCTGGGAAGCAGGGTATGCCCTGTTTATGTATGATGTTCGCAGCCATGGAGCCAGTGATCCAGTCAAAGCAGCCTCAGCCTACCTGTTTCGTGACGATCTGTTATCCGCTTTACAGTATACGACGTCTCGTCCGGAGATTGACCCTGCGGCAATCGGTGTGCTGGGGCATTCTCTGGGCGGGCTGGGCACCATTCTCGCGGTGACCGAGGGTATTCCTGTATCAGCGGTGATTACAGACTCGATGCCATCCCAATTCGAGGTTATCGTCAGTTCGGAGCTGAGACGGCGGCGCCTGCCTCTGTTTCCGCTGGCCCAGTTGATTCCGCGAATCTGGTTCTGGCGGCTTGGTGAATCTCTGAAAACGTATCGCCAGCGCGATCCGGTGATGATGCTGAATGAGCGGCGTAAGGGAGTGCAGCTGCCGATGCTTATGGTTCATTCCAAAGGAGACAATTTTATTCCCCCGAGCGAACTTGAATATTTTATGTCCAAGGCCGATCCGCCTGTGGAACATTTGTGGGTCAATAGTGGAGGACATAGCTGTTCTGAAGAAGATCCTGCATTCTGGGAAGCAGTCATTCCATTTTTGAAAAAATATGTTCAGGTGCAGTCTCAGTCAAATGAATTGGTTATACCGAACGTCAATATAGAGAAAATCCAGCCCACTTGA
- a CDS encoding bifunctional 4-hydroxy-2-oxoglutarate aldolase/2-dehydro-3-deoxy-phosphogluconate aldolase, producing the protein MNLTEVLLQSRLVAIVRGISRESALAAGQGMTDGGIRLMEVTLNTPGAHDIIADWRSRHEGKAYVGAGTVLNVQMAKEAVAAGAQFLVSPNVDLSVIEYAVEHGVEIWPGAMTPTEIVAAYEAGAQVVKLFPMASLGIPYLREIKAPLNHIPLLATGGATLDNIADYYTAGAAAVGLGSALLPREALAAGNKEQIAACTRAFVEIAQIEG; encoded by the coding sequence ATGAATCTGACGGAAGTATTATTACAATCGAGACTGGTGGCTATCGTTCGTGGTATTAGCCGGGAATCTGCTCTGGCAGCAGGGCAGGGGATGACAGATGGAGGAATCCGTCTGATGGAAGTGACCCTTAACACACCTGGAGCACATGATATTATTGCAGACTGGCGTTCACGGCATGAGGGTAAGGCTTATGTCGGAGCAGGTACGGTACTGAACGTGCAGATGGCCAAAGAAGCGGTCGCAGCAGGGGCTCAATTTTTGGTGTCTCCAAATGTCGATCTGTCCGTTATTGAATATGCTGTAGAACATGGCGTGGAGATCTGGCCCGGGGCGATGACGCCAACGGAGATTGTGGCTGCATATGAAGCAGGGGCACAAGTGGTGAAGTTGTTCCCCATGGCAAGTCTGGGTATTCCGTATTTACGTGAAATCAAGGCTCCACTGAATCATATCCCGCTGCTTGCAACAGGAGGAGCCACTCTGGATAACATTGCAGATTATTATACCGCGGGTGCCGCAGCAGTGGGCCTTGGAAGTGCACTTTTGCCACGAGAAGCACTTGCAGCAGGCAATAAAGAGCAGATTGCCGCTTGTACACGTGCATTTGTTGAAATAGCTCAAATCGAAGGGTGA